The Conger conger unplaced genomic scaffold, fConCon1.1 SCAFFOLD_74, whole genome shotgun sequence nucleotide sequence ATGGGCATGTTTGGCTGTTTCGGTGTTTGTCACAGGGAAAGCCAGGAGGCAGCCACCACTGCCCAAATGGACCAGCTACACAGACTACCTGGACTACCTGCAGATCGATGAGCCCATAGTTGGTAAGACTCTAAAATCACAACTGCACCCTACAGTCTAAACTCACCTGCTGAATGCTGCAGACTAAAATCACCGTTCAACATGCTGCTTGTGCTCATCTGGGTAAAACTATGGTGTTGGGTTTGGAGTTTACAGGTTATGGGTTAGGGAATAGGGGTTGGCAGCTAGTGGTTAGCAATTAGGGACTATGGGTTAGTGATTCAGGGCCATGGGTTGGGAATTGGGGCAAGGTGTTGGTGATTAGGGGCTATAGAATAGGGGCTAGTGGTAACGGGTTTGGGGGGCTAGTTGTTGCATATTAGGGTTTATGGGTTGGGTTTTAGGGATGAGGTTAGGGGTCATGCCGTGTCTGCTCCCCAGGGCTGAAGCACCTTGTGGAGGTGGCAACCCTCCCAGGCTCCCTGGGGCCCAGGTACCTCTGCAAACCCTGCCGCTATGAGGGAGACATGCCGGACATGACCAATCACATCATCGGCCGCAAGCACAGGCAGAAATACCTGGTGAGCTCacctgctcgtgtgtgtgtgtgagagtgagagaaagaaagaaagaaagtgtgtgtgtgtgtgtgtgtgtgtgtgtgagtgagagaaagaaagaaagaaagtgtgtgtgtgtgtgtgtgtgtgtgtgtgagtgagagaaagaaagaaagaaagtgtgtgtgtgagtgtgtgtgtgggtggcttATTGTGTGTTTCTCTCAGGAGATGAGGAGGCCAGACCTGGTCACCTGGGATAAGATCACGTCCTTTCAGCAGGGCAAGGTGGTGCGCGCCAAAGCGGAGGTAGCGGAGCGACAGGATGGACGCGGCGCTCCGGAGGTAGCGCCCGAATGCTAACactacacctacacacctgtacgctaacactgctgctacacctgtatacctacacacctgtacgctaacactgctgctacacGTTTATacctacacacctgtacgctaacactgctgctacacctgtatacctacacacctgtacgctaacactgctgctacacctgtatacctacacacctgtacgctaacactgctgctacacctTTATacctacacacctgtacgctaacactgctgctacacGTTTATacctacacacctgtacgctatcactgctgctacacctgtatacctacacacctgtacgcTAACACTGCCGCTACACCTGTATacctacacacctgtacgcTAACACTGCCGCTACACGTGTATACCTACACTCCTGTACGctaacactgctgctacacctgtatacctacacacctgtacgctaacactgctgctacacGTGTATacctacacacctgtacgcTAACTCTACACTATCTGTATacctacacacctgtacgctaacactgctgctacacctgtatacctacacacctgtacgctaacactgctgctacacctTTATacctacacacctgtacgcTAACACTTGCGTTGTATACCTATGTAAACGGCTTAACTTTGCTTTTCATCCAGAGGTTAAAGAAGAAGCCTGGAGCCACTGGGAAAATTGGTGCCCTGAAAGGTGAGCAGCTCTTACCTGTGCTCCAATCTCATTGGCTGTTACCTGTGCTCTAATCTCATTGGCTTTTACCTTTGCTCTAATCTCATTGGCTGTTACCTGTGCTTATTAACTGTTAATAGAAGGGGTGGGATTTATGGATATGATGAAAGGATCAGTAGGACGCTTTGAACTCAAAGAGTTTGTTTGGGAATAGAAGAGAGGAAAAGGTCTTTAAGATAGGGAGGGGCAAGCCTGTTTAAGGCCATGTGACGTTTGGTAGCCAATGAAGAGAAGCAATTTCTGAGTTAATGTGCCCGAAACATTTTGTTCTAGTTAGAATACGAGCAGCTACATATGGGTGAAGGGAGAGGTATTTGCACATCCTGACAATCCAGCCTGGGTGTCACTTCTCAGCATCCTGCACTGAATTCAGCTATATTCCTCAAATGAAAGAAAGCAGTCCTAGAAGACTTTGCTGATtttgatgactttgctgactttttcgatgagaaggtcacagtcatccgcagatcctttacaaccaccgccccccttactgtgcccttctccccctctaggcccatcccttccttttccactttctccccccttacagactctgttgtttctcaactcctgctctcccaccgccctaaaACCTGTggccttgaccctatcccctcttctcttctccaaactatcacaccagacattctcccatttgtcacctcccttgtcaactcctccctgtcttccggctgttttccagcatccttcaagagggcccacatcactccgctgctaaaaaagcctaccctggatccctccatcatcctgaactaccgcccggtatctcttcttccttttctttctaaaaccatagaacgagctgcttctactcaactttcttcttccttttctaacaacaacctgctagacccccatcagtccggcttcagatcaggccactcgacagagactgcgctcctctccgtcagtgagtcactccatgccgcacaagcagcctccctctcctctgtcctcattcttctagatctctctgctgccttcgacactgtggatcactccgtcctcctgtctgccctgtcagcaacgggcatctgtggcacagccctggactggattgagtcctacctctctggtcgctccttccaggttgcctgggctggtgcggtatcgacacctcggccccttgccacagaagttccccagggctcagtcctaggcccgcttcttttttctctctacactcgttcccttggccctgtgatcactgcacatgggctatcctaccactgccatgcggatgatacccaactcttcatctcgttcccaccatctgattacacaggtttctgcccgtatctctgcttgcctgagtgacatccagagctggatggacaaccactatctaaacctcaacccaggcaagactgaaatgatattcatccctgctaatacctctccccacctggatctctccatttccctcggggataccacactgacggcatcacccagtgcaaggaacctcggcgtggtgatggacagcagactgtccctttccgagaacattgcggcggtgacccggtcatgcaggttcttcctatacaccatacggagaatccgcccctttctcaccccctacttgacccagatcctggtccaagcgatggttctgtcccgcctggactactgcaattccctcttggctggcctcccagcgtctgccatcagacccctccaacttatccagaatgcagcagctcgtctggtcttcaaccttccaaaatactcacacgtcacccccctgcttacttccctccactggctgcctgtcatgcctcacatcaaattcaaaacattggtgctagccttccaagcagttaaggggtcttccccagcttacctacaaaaaatcatcagaccctacacccctgccagacctcttcgttcagcctccacaggccgcttggcacctccccctctccgaacctccacctcacgctcacgactgctgtctgttctggctccacggtggtggaacgaactccccgttgaggtcagaactgtagaatctctccccaccttcaagcgcaaactgaagacgcacctcttcaagcagcacctctccccatccctccctaccgccctgtgaaccttaattgttgtctttgtgatttactttgtgttttggtatttttagttggctaggtaagcagtatttggatagttaagtttggtcacttttgctttgttgtttgtttatttgttgatttaaaaaataaaaaataaaaaaaaataaaaaaaataggccctgatccttatctttgttgtacaggtagcaattgaaattgtatgtccctctagggtctttcagcgcacttagccctggttatgggtatgcactttgttgtatgtcactctggataagagcgtctgccaaatgcctataatgtaatgtaatgtagaagaGTCTGTGTGTTTCCAAAGAGTTCAGGATCACAAATGACACCAAGGACTGCACCTGAAGCTGCAGagatactgtaatgtaatatcagggAGGTTGTTCCTGATGGACTTTGGGCCAACAaccattatttctgttttgccTGAATTTAGGGTTATATGTACCACTGAGTATCATTTGTAGCAGAGGAAATTAATTCCATGTTTACGGATATTTTGAAGGCAACATATAAGGGAAAGAGCAGTGGTCCAAGCACAGGGCCTTGTGGTATTCCATATCTTACTCTGGAGTCATTGGAGGACTTGTTGATGTCAGAGTTCTGTTGTGTTTCAGTTCCTAACATGCAGTGGAGAGGCAAGCAGCCCCTAGCCCAGGGCCCTGGGGGGGTGCACCACAGACCCCCCCAGCACAAGGACGGCCCCTCAGCGTGGGGCCCCCTGAGGGAAGAGTCCTATGGCTGGGGCTACCCAGAACCACACCTCCCACAGTCctttgctccgggggaggagtGGAGAGCTGAGCAGCCCAGGAGGCGGAGCCTAGAGAAGGAGGGAAGGTTCTATCCCCATGGTCATGCTCACAAGCTTCCTGTTGATTCATATCCTCTGCATCACTATGGAGacccagagagagcaggggagggggaaaggggcGGCGCTTATGCAGATGAGGCTAGAAGGGGTGGGGCTTACGCAGATGAGGCTAGAAGGGGCGGGGCTTACGCAGATGAGGCTAGAAGGGGCGGAGCTTATGGATATGATGAAAGGACAGGTAGGGCTTTTCAAGAGGAGGCTAGGAGGAGTGGCAATTAtgaagaggaaaggaggatgggCAGGGCTTAtgaaggggaaggggggagggacagggcttatgaaggggaaggggggaggggcagggcttatgaaggggaaggggggaggggcatgGGTTTtgaaggggaaggggggaggggcagggcttatgaaggggaaggggggaggggcagggcttatgaaggggaaggggggaggggcagggcttatgaaggggaaggggggaggggcagggcttatgaaggggaaggggggaggggcagggcttatgaaggggaaggggggaggggcatgGGTTTtgaaggggaaggggggaggggcatgGGTTTTGAAGGGGAAAGGAGGGGCGAGGCTATTAGCCAGGTGGAGTCAGGCAGAGGTGAGAGGCTAAGCCACAGGAATGCTGGGAGCTCTGCGCAGGATGTGGAAGAGGCTAAGTGGCCCCCAGCCAGCGAGGCGCCAAACGCGGTGAACAAGCTTCCGGAAACATTCAAGCGCTTCCTGTCCGGAGCTGTGGACAAACTCAGAGTCCGGCAGTTTTCCCAGGATGCCGAGCTGAGCAGGTTAGAGCCACACCCACACTGAGCAGGTTAGAGCCACCCCCACACTGAGCAGGTTAGAGCCACACCCACACTGAGCAGGTTAGAGCCACACCCACACTGAGCAGGTTAGAGCCACACCCACACTGAGCAGGTTAGAGCCACACCCACACTGAGCAGGTTAGAGCCACACCCACACTGAGCAGATTagagccacacccacacagagcaggttaGAGCCACACCCACACTGAGCAGGTTAGAGCCACACCCACACTGAGCAGATTAGAGCCACCCCCACACTGAGCAGGTTACAGGAAAGCAGAGTGAGGTGAGAACCTGTTTGAGCCGGTGTGGTGTTTGGGTGGTGAACCTGCGTGGTGTTCGAGGGCAGTGATGACGTGGCTCTCAAGTCAAAATATTCCACTTGTTCAGTTCTGCAGCAGCATTTGGGGGATTCATGTTTTCTTGGTTGGTTCCCTCCTGCAGGGAGATGGGCTCTAAGAAGCTGAAACTGGATCATCTGAACCAATCATCTGGCCAGGTAAGCGGCTGAAGCCaagcagggctgggtttggttAGAACTGAAActaagcagggctgggattggttagtactgaagctaaACAGGGCTGGGTTTAGTTAGTATTAAAGCTATGCAGTGCTTGGATTGGTTAACGAAAACacccaagttagctcaccatgttccgaacagtgcaactttaaTGACGATTAactagggggcggcctgtagcatagtggctaaggtgaatgactaggacacacaaggtcggtggttctaatcctggtgtagccacaataagatccgcacagccgttgggcccttgagcaaggcccttaaccctgcattgctctgggggaggattgtcttagtccaaatcaactgtacgtcgctctggataagagcgtctgccaaatgccaataatgtaatgtaacaaaaaaaTTTCTTCCGGaacagctttggtttttgtgtatgtgtaaagaATAATTCCTTAcgttttcataaaaatgcaATCCAATGTAtttgctattgtattgttgtactctgggtattctagctgccaaccatggtgtgctagtttgtaagttgatgtattctttaaGGGTttcgattgtatctgtatggttacactaggactcggaaccgtactgtcctctcgggtcctcttcacacttgttcctgtgtttgatctgcactttggataagggcgtctgctaaatgccttgtaatgtaatgtaaaattcatttcagcattcagtgacatggtaatagtgctccactgtgacagcgtggtggggaagctgttgctaacgagagactaccaACTGGCCAGGCTTGTTTGggccatcgtgagctaacaggGTCTACCAAACACAGGGACATGCAGGGTCTACCAAACACAGGGACACGCAGGGTCTACCAAACACAGGGACACGCAgttgttttctctataattattggtccaattcacatgtGAGTGTTTTCTTGCCTCAATAAGCACCCACAGCACAGCCGTACTGCTGTTTTGTGCAGGTGGATTACCAAGAGATGGGCACTGAACGCAGCAATGTGCTCAGTGATCTGGTGAGAGAGCTGGGTTACCATAGTTATAGCTATGGGTTATCATAGAGAGCTGGGTTATCATAGTTATATCTATGGGTTATCATAGAGAGCTGGGTTATCATAGTTATATCTATGGGTTATCATAGAGAGCTGGGTTATCATAGTTATATCTATGGGTTATCATAGAGAGCTGGGTTATCAGTCTGCATAGTCTGGGGGAGTGGCCTCTGCATCATGTAGTCGGGGAATGTTGTGGGTGGAGTTTAATGAGCtgcatattttcttttctgactAACTGCAGAAAAATTTTGACATTGAAAGTGTGGAAGAAGCCAACTTCATCAAAGACAAACTATGTAACCTGCTGAAAGAGTTTCAAGCCACCAAATCTCAGAGGGaaagggtgagtgtgagtgtgagtgagagtgagtgagagtgagagtgagagtgagagtgagagtgagagtgagagtgagtgtgagtgagtgtgagtgagtgtgagtgagtgtgagtgagtgtgagtgagtgagagtgagtgagagtgagtgagagtgagtgagagtgagtgagagtgagtgagagtgagtgagagtgagagtgataaatgtttgtgtttcttttctcaGGCTATGAGGAAAAGTTCATCAGGTGTTTACAGAGATTACAATCACCTGAGCTCCCAACAACTAGGGCCTTCTGTTGCCCCCAGCCATGGGACCGATCCATTCCTCCTTCCACCAGGTCACTACGAAGAGGACCAGAGAGATCCACAAGATCACTATGAAAGGGGGCAGAGATATTTACAAGATCACTACAAAGTGGACCAGAGAGATCCACAAGATCACTATGAAAGGGGCCTGAGAGATCCACAAGATCACTATGAAAGGGGGCAGAGAGATTTACAAGATCACTATGAAAGGGGCCAGAGAGATCCACAAGATCGCTATGAAAGTAGCCACAGAGATCCACAAGATCATTACGAAAAGGGTCCAAGAGATCAACAAGATCACTATGAAAGGGGCCAGAGAGACCCACAAGATCGCTATGAAAGTAGCCACAGAGATCCACAAGATCATTATGAAAAGGGTCCAAGAGATCCACAAGATCACTATGAAAGGGGTCCTAGAGATCCACAAGATCAGTATGAAAGGGGAAATGGAAGGCCACAAGATCACTTTGAAAGGGGTTCAAGAGATTCAAAAGATTGCTTTGAAAGGGGTCAGAGAGATCCACAAGGTCGCTATGAGGAATATGGAAGAGGCCAAGAAGATCACTATGATCCTGTACCCAGGCAGTCCCGGGAGAAATCAGAAAAGGCCCGTGTGGATCCCAGAGTTGCCCATCGACATTCATATGAAGGTAAATTCTTTGCTATTGTAAAAGAATTTAGTACCTTGACTGTTTAATTGCTTGCAAGCAAGATTTGGTGTTTATGGGAGATTGGCTGTTGTTGGAGACCAGTGTTTATAAAGTAGAAAACCATGAACTTAAAATCTGTCAAATACATCTAAAGCTATTGGTGGTCACTGGTAGTGtaaatgtgatctcagtcaTGTTGTCATTCTGGCTGTGCCTTCACAGACCCACTGCTCCTAACGGtcatgctgccatttttctcacCATACTAAAAGGGGCAGATTGCTTTCTGGGGTTTTAATATTATTTGGAATATCCATATCCAATCCAATGTACCCAAAATCTGTCTAGGCAAATTTTActctaatcctgctttgtgatacaggccccagttTTTGTTAGAGACTAAGAATCTAATGGATGTTTTTATGGTATAAAATTGCTTCTAGGAAAGAGAAACTTGCTGATGACTTGTGTGCGCCTTAGTATTTCGTAGTTGAAATAACACATGATTAATTCCCAGTCTCACTGTCTGTTTGCTTTTTCAGACGTTTTTGGAACGGCTGCTCCGGATAAAAAGAGAAGCCCTGCTCCATGTGCCGTGCATTCATACCCACAATGCTCCTCTCCCCCAGATGTGTTTGACCCCCGCCGGCTGCCTGCCCCTCCACAGCAGGGCTACAGCATCCCCGAAAACTCGGCCTCTCTGGAAAAGCTCACCTCCACCCTCCTGCAGTTGGTGGCCCACAAACGGCGCTTctgacctccccctcccctgctgGTCATCTGATGTAGTGCAGcctcactgccccctgctggtcatctGATGTAGTGCAGcctcactgccccctgctggtcatctGATGTAGTGCAGcctcactgccccctgctggtcatctGATATAATTCACCGAGAGCTGTTCTTGTTTGAATTTCCATCGggtgttaaaatgttttgttattttttaattatttattttagaaatccTCAGCAGATTTTTCAGCAGATGCAttgtggcagtgtgtatgtTGTTGAATGGGCTGGTGGATAATTTAGCCTGCGCAGACAGCAGCAGTTTGGGTCAACATGCCTCACTTCTTTCACATTGTATTCATGCCAGTTATTACCACTTGTGTTCATGTTGCTGTCTGGTGAAGTTATGATGAATTAAAATGCTGTTCTTAACATCATGTATCTCTTTTTACATTGCAAACCCAAATGTATCATGttagcaagcacacacacactgaattgctaagtaa carries:
- the LOC133120044 gene encoding uncharacterized protein LOC133120044, coding for MENVLSTYDDEDEIAFIVCDVCNVKIRTDALYRIHLTTAQHLKREEALIATGKARRQPPLPKWTSYTDYLDYLQIDEPIVGLKHLVEVATLPGSLGPRYLCKPCRYEGDMPDMTNHIIGRKHRQKYLEMRRPDLVTWDKITSFQQGKVVRAKAEVAERQDGRGAPERLKKKPGATGKIGALKVPNMQWRGKQPLAQGPGGVHHRPPQHKDGPSAWGPLREESYGWGYPEPHLPQSFAPGEEWRAEQPRRRSLEKEGRFYPHGHAHKLPVDSYPLHHYGDPERAGEGERGGAYADEARRGGAYADEARRGGAYADEARRGGAYGYDERTGEGGRGMGFEGERRGEAISQVESGRGERLSHRNAGSSAQDVEEAKWPPASEAPNAVNKLPETFKRFLSGAVDKLRVRQFSQDAELSREMGSKKLKLDHLNQSSGQKNFDIESVEEANFIKDKLCNLLKEFQATKSQRERAMRKSSSGVYRDYNHLSSQQLGPSVAPSHGTDPFLLPPGHYEEDQRDPQDHYERGQRYLQDHYKVDQRDPQDHYERGLRDPQDHYERGQRDLQDHYERGQRDPQDRYESSHRDPQDHYEKGPRDQQDHYERGQRDPQDRYESSHRDPQDHYEKGPRDPQDHYERGPRDPQDQYERGNGRPQDHFERGSRDSKDCFERGQRDPQGRYEEYGRGQEDHYDPVPRQSREKSEKARVDPRVAHRHSYEDVFDPRRLPAPPQQGYSIPENSASLEKLTSTLLQLVAHKRRF